The proteins below are encoded in one region of Buttiauxella gaviniae:
- a CDS encoding glycosyltransferase has translation MTQQRHKILLLDNGKEWGGGTNSMLELLKRIDRQWFDITCCFYYNYARGEGETIENVLNSIHIPVIFIPQRKQPGWAKISKEVARAFLFFSKSGRKKITASIDAQWRIKPNAMAIRERLRQGGYDILYMNNQPGSNLEGYLAAESLDVAVVQHCRIEPVMSPAITQIVNRVGNAVIAVSHGVESVLLNHGVKKSLCTTVSNAIDIHQPLPSGQAIRQSLGVDDSTFLFGSIGSLIPRKSCHHTIEALHHFQQHHPDAKWKFVLVGEGAEHEKLKRQAADYGFADRVIFTGFRNNPLDYLAAFDAFILASKSEGLPRVVLESMLLKTIVIGSSVTGTAELIDSGRTGLLYPYGDTVALASHLQQVWQDGALRDVITQRAYQHVIDNYAIEHYVAGVEAVLGAVKPTRNENV, from the coding sequence ATGACGCAACAGCGGCATAAAATTCTCTTACTGGATAACGGTAAAGAGTGGGGAGGAGGTACCAACAGCATGTTGGAACTGCTCAAACGTATTGACCGCCAATGGTTTGATATCACGTGCTGCTTTTATTACAACTATGCGCGCGGTGAAGGTGAAACCATTGAGAACGTGCTCAATAGCATTCACATTCCTGTCATTTTCATCCCACAACGTAAACAACCCGGCTGGGCGAAAATCAGCAAGGAAGTGGCCCGGGCATTTTTGTTTTTCAGCAAGTCAGGGCGTAAAAAGATAACCGCGTCTATTGATGCCCAATGGCGCATCAAACCAAACGCCATGGCTATACGTGAACGCCTGCGTCAGGGTGGTTACGATATTCTGTATATGAATAACCAGCCAGGTTCTAATCTGGAAGGTTATCTGGCTGCGGAATCTCTTGATGTTGCAGTCGTACAACACTGCCGTATTGAACCTGTTATGAGCCCGGCGATCACACAAATCGTAAATCGCGTAGGTAATGCTGTCATCGCTGTCTCTCACGGTGTGGAAAGCGTACTGCTTAACCACGGCGTGAAAAAATCACTCTGCACTACCGTCTCTAATGCCATTGATATTCATCAGCCGTTGCCATCCGGCCAGGCAATACGCCAGTCGCTCGGAGTTGATGACAGCACATTCCTGTTTGGTAGTATTGGATCGTTAATTCCAAGAAAATCCTGTCACCATACTATAGAGGCGCTGCATCATTTTCAGCAGCATCACCCCGATGCAAAATGGAAATTTGTTCTGGTTGGCGAAGGGGCGGAGCATGAAAAATTAAAACGCCAGGCCGCTGATTATGGATTTGCCGATCGGGTTATCTTTACCGGTTTTCGTAATAATCCCCTGGATTATCTTGCCGCGTTTGATGCCTTTATCCTTGCGTCTAAAAGTGAAGGATTACCGAGAGTCGTTCTTGAGTCCATGCTCCTCAAGACGATTGTTATCGGTTCAAGTGTGACGGGTACAGCGGAACTCATCGACTCAGGGCGCACCGGCCTGCTTTATCCTTACGGCGACACGGTTGCGCTAGCCTCACATCTTCAGCAAGTATGGCAAGATGGCGCATTACGTGATGTCATCACACAGCGTGCTTACCAGCACGTGATTGATAATTATGCTATCGAACACTATGTTGCCGGTGTCGAAGCCGTACTTGGCGCAGTAAAACCAACTCGGAATGAAAATGTTTAA
- the grxC gene encoding glutaredoxin 3, whose amino-acid sequence MANIEIYTKATCPFCHRAKDLLQSKGVTFQELAIDGDAVKREEMIKRSGRTTVPQIFIDAQHIGGCDDLYALDARGGLDPLLR is encoded by the coding sequence ATGGCGAATATTGAAATCTACACAAAAGCAACCTGTCCGTTTTGCCACCGTGCAAAAGACCTGCTGCAAAGCAAAGGGGTCACGTTTCAGGAGTTGGCGATTGACGGTGATGCCGTTAAGCGTGAAGAGATGATTAAACGCAGTGGGCGAACCACCGTGCCGCAGATTTTTATTGACGCACAGCACATTGGTGGTTGCGATGACTTGTATGCACTCGACGCTCGTGGTGGACTCGATCCCCTGCTGCGCTAG
- a CDS encoding rhodanese-like domain-containing protein: protein MQEIMQFVGRHPILSLAWVALLAAVLFMTFKGLTSKVKVITRGEATRLINKEDAVVVDVRSRDDFRKGHIANSLNVLPADIKNGNFGELEKHKAQPVIVVCGNGVSSQDSAALLTKAGFEKVTLLKEGIAGWSGENLPLVRGK from the coding sequence ATGCAAGAAATTATGCAATTCGTTGGTCGCCATCCCATACTTAGTTTGGCGTGGGTTGCCTTACTGGCCGCTGTACTTTTCATGACCTTTAAAGGTTTAACCTCTAAAGTTAAAGTCATCACTCGCGGCGAAGCGACACGTCTTATCAATAAAGAAGATGCCGTTGTCGTTGACGTGCGTTCACGCGATGACTTCCGTAAAGGCCATATTGCTAACTCATTGAATGTGTTGCCAGCTGATATTAAAAATGGCAATTTCGGTGAGTTAGAAAAACATAAAGCACAACCTGTGATCGTAGTTTGTGGCAATGGTGTTTCTTCTCAAGACTCAGCAGCGCTGCTGACAAAAGCAGGTTTCGAAAAAGTAACCTTGCTGAAGGAAGGGATTGCCGGCTGGAGTGGCGAAAACCTGCCGTTGGTTCGCGGTAAATAA
- the envC gene encoding murein hydrolase activator EnvC, translated as MRGKAIFSITWAVKSKPFSVRPMIYASVLSAGVLLCPLISHADDRAALKSIQQDIATKERAVRQQQQQRATLLAQLQAQEKVIAEASRKLRETQNTLAELNKQIDAMNASLAKLQQQQASQERNLAAQLDASFRQGQHTGIQLILSGEESQRGQRLQAYFGYLNAARQETIEQLKQTKAEVAEQKESLESKQSEQQTLLYEQQAQQTKLESARNERKKTLSTLESSLQQDQQKLSEMRQNESRLRDQLARAEAAAKARADKEAREAEKVRARQQEATSKGSTYKPTESERSLMSRTGGLGSPRGQAFWPVRGSILHRYGEQLQGELRWKGIVIAAGEGTEVKAIADGRVILADWLQGYGLVVVVEHGKGDMSLYGYNQSALVNVGTQVRAGQAIALVGNSGGQGRPSLYFEIRRQGQAVNPQPWLGR; from the coding sequence ATGAGGGGAAAGGCGATTTTTTCAATAACATGGGCCGTGAAATCGAAACCGTTTTCAGTCAGGCCTATGATTTACGCCAGCGTGTTAAGCGCTGGCGTATTGTTATGCCCTTTGATCAGCCATGCCGACGATCGCGCTGCGTTGAAATCTATCCAACAGGATATTGCAACGAAAGAGCGAGCGGTCCGTCAGCAGCAGCAGCAGCGAGCGACCTTACTCGCTCAACTCCAGGCACAAGAAAAAGTCATTGCTGAAGCCAGCCGCAAGCTGCGCGAAACGCAAAACACGCTTGCCGAACTCAACAAACAAATTGACGCTATGAATGCTTCCCTCGCGAAACTGCAACAACAGCAGGCATCGCAGGAACGCAATCTGGCCGCTCAACTCGACGCCTCTTTCCGCCAGGGTCAACATACTGGGATTCAACTGATATTAAGCGGTGAAGAGAGCCAGCGCGGGCAACGCCTGCAGGCTTACTTTGGCTATCTGAACGCCGCGCGTCAGGAAACTATCGAACAGTTAAAACAAACTAAAGCGGAAGTTGCGGAGCAAAAAGAGAGCCTCGAGTCCAAGCAGTCCGAACAACAAACGCTACTTTACGAGCAACAGGCCCAGCAAACTAAGCTTGAAAGTGCGCGTAACGAACGTAAGAAAACGCTGTCCACTCTTGAATCTTCTTTGCAGCAGGATCAGCAAAAGCTCAGCGAGATGCGCCAGAACGAATCACGTCTGCGCGATCAGCTTGCCCGAGCAGAAGCGGCCGCCAAAGCACGTGCCGATAAAGAAGCGCGTGAAGCAGAAAAAGTTCGCGCCCGCCAACAAGAAGCAACCAGCAAAGGCAGTACCTACAAACCGACAGAAAGCGAACGCTCACTGATGTCACGCACGGGTGGTCTCGGCTCACCACGCGGGCAAGCATTCTGGCCGGTACGCGGTTCAATCTTGCATCGCTATGGCGAACAGCTCCAGGGTGAGCTACGTTGGAAAGGGATTGTTATCGCCGCCGGCGAAGGTACTGAAGTTAAAGCTATTGCAGATGGCCGCGTCATTCTCGCCGATTGGTTGCAAGGTTACGGCCTGGTGGTTGTGGTTGAACACGGCAAGGGCGATATGAGTTTGTACGGTTACAACCAAAGCGCGCTGGTTAATGTTGGAACACAAGTTCGCGCCGGCCAGGCAATTGCACTGGTGGGCAACAGTGGTGGTCAGGGCCGCCCGTCACTTTATTTTGAAATTCGCCGCCAGGGCCAGGCAGTCAATCCACAACCGTGGTTGGGAAGATAA
- the tdh gene encoding L-threonine 3-dehydrogenase: MKALAKLKAEEGIWMTDAPKPEMGHNDLLIKIRKTAICGTDVHIYNWDEWSQKTIPVPMVVGHEYVGEVVGIGQEVKGFKIGDRVSGEGHITCGHCRNCRAGRTHLCRNTTGVGVNRPGCFAEYLVLPAFNAFKIPDNISDDLASIFDPFGNAVHTALSFDLVGEDVLVSGAGPIGIMAAAVAKHVGARNVVITDVNEYRLDLARKMGVTRAVNVSKENLTDVMKELGMTEGFDVGLEMSGAPPAFRTMLDTMNHGGRIAMLGIPPSDMSIDWTKVIFKGLFIKGIYGREMFETWYKMAALIQSGLDLSPIITHRFDIDDFQKGFDAMRSGQSGKVILSWD; encoded by the coding sequence ATGAAAGCATTAGCGAAATTAAAAGCAGAAGAAGGCATCTGGATGACGGATGCACCCAAGCCGGAAATGGGTCATAACGATCTGCTGATTAAAATCCGTAAAACTGCGATTTGCGGTACCGACGTGCATATTTACAACTGGGATGAATGGTCGCAAAAGACCATCCCAGTACCGATGGTGGTCGGCCACGAATATGTTGGCGAAGTCGTCGGTATTGGCCAGGAAGTAAAAGGCTTTAAAATTGGCGATCGTGTTTCTGGTGAAGGCCATATTACCTGTGGCCATTGCCGTAACTGCCGCGCGGGTCGTACCCACCTGTGCCGCAACACGACTGGTGTGGGTGTAAACCGCCCTGGTTGCTTTGCTGAATATCTGGTGCTGCCTGCCTTTAATGCTTTCAAAATTCCTGACAATATTTCCGACGACCTGGCTTCAATCTTTGACCCGTTCGGCAATGCGGTGCACACCGCGCTGTCCTTCGATTTAGTGGGTGAAGATGTGCTGGTTTCAGGCGCGGGTCCGATTGGCATTATGGCGGCGGCGGTTGCTAAACATGTTGGCGCACGTAACGTCGTGATCACCGATGTGAACGAATACCGTCTTGATCTGGCACGTAAAATGGGTGTCACCCGTGCGGTAAACGTCAGCAAAGAAAATCTGACCGACGTGATGAAAGAGCTGGGCATGACCGAAGGTTTTGATGTGGGCCTGGAAATGTCTGGCGCACCACCGGCATTCCGCACCATGCTCGATACCATGAACCACGGTGGCCGTATCGCGATGCTGGGTATTCCCCCGTCAGATATGTCTATCGACTGGACAAAAGTCATCTTCAAGGGCTTGTTCATCAAAGGGATTTACGGCCGTGAAATGTTCGAAACCTGGTACAAAATGGCTGCGTTGATTCAATCTGGCCTGGATTTGTCGCCGATTATCACGCACCGTTTTGATATTGATGATTTCCAGAAAGGCTTTGATGCGATGCGTTCAGGCCAATCAGGTAAAGTCATTCTTAGCTGGGATTAA
- a CDS encoding glycosyltransferase family 2 protein, with amino-acid sequence MFKISVCLLTYNSERLLHEVLTPLLKVADEFIIVDSGSVDNTINICRNYQIEPIYHSFKSHGQQMNVAIDLAHNDWVLCMDSDEILDEETVAFILALKAGEDPGCERAWRLSRYWFVLGEQVRTIYPVSSPDFPVRLFHRKQTRFNDRPVDDQAVGHGYSSIIPGFVRHDTFYNLHEVFNKLNSYTTRLVLNKPIKASLLRGFVSAIGAFFKWYLFSGAWRKGRVGLVTGLYATFYSFLKYFKAWYLKGKLNNKMRKESHSKTSSARLERQD; translated from the coding sequence ATGTTTAAAATATCAGTTTGTCTACTTACTTATAATTCTGAGCGATTGCTACATGAGGTTTTAACGCCATTATTAAAAGTTGCCGATGAGTTTATCATTGTCGATTCAGGGAGTGTCGATAACACTATTAATATTTGTCGAAATTATCAAATCGAACCAATATATCATTCATTCAAATCACACGGTCAACAGATGAATGTCGCTATCGATCTCGCACACAATGACTGGGTGCTATGTATGGACAGCGATGAGATTTTAGATGAAGAAACCGTCGCGTTTATTCTGGCTTTGAAGGCAGGTGAGGATCCGGGATGTGAGCGCGCATGGCGCTTATCTCGCTACTGGTTTGTTCTGGGGGAGCAGGTGAGAACCATCTATCCTGTTTCGTCGCCGGATTTCCCTGTCAGATTATTCCATCGTAAACAAACCCGTTTTAACGATCGCCCGGTGGACGATCAAGCCGTTGGTCATGGATACAGTTCAATTATTCCTGGATTTGTTCGACATGATACATTCTATAACCTTCATGAAGTGTTTAATAAACTTAATAGCTATACCACCCGTCTTGTTCTAAATAAGCCAATAAAAGCTTCTCTATTACGGGGCTTCGTTAGTGCAATAGGGGCTTTTTTCAAATGGTATTTATTTAGCGGAGCGTGGAGAAAAGGACGAGTGGGATTAGTGACAGGTTTATATGCTACGTTCTATAGCTTTCTTAAATATTTCAAAGCCTGGTATTTGAAAGGGAAATTAAACAACAAAATGCGCAAAGAAAGTCATTCGAAGACTTCCTCTGCGCGTTTGGAGCGTCAGGACTGA
- the cysE gene encoding serine O-acetyltransferase: MSSEELDLVWNNIKAEARALADCEPMLASFYHATLLKHENLGSALSYMLANKLASPIMPAIAIREVVEEAYAAEPQMIASAACDIQAVRTRDPAVDKYSTPLLYLKGFHALQSYRIGHWLWKEGRRALAIFLQNQVSVSFQVDIHPAAKIGCGIMLDHATGIVIGETAIVENDVSILQSVTLGGTGKTSGDRHPKIREGVMIGAGAKILGNIEVGCGAKIGAGSVVLQPVPPHTTAAGVPARIVGRPESDKPAIDMDQHFNGANNGFEYGDGI; this comes from the coding sequence ATGTCGTCTGAAGAACTGGATCTGGTGTGGAACAACATTAAAGCCGAAGCACGAGCGCTTGCCGATTGTGAACCAATGTTGGCCAGTTTTTATCACGCAACTCTCCTCAAGCATGAAAACCTGGGTAGCGCGTTGAGTTATATGCTCGCCAACAAGCTTGCCTCCCCGATTATGCCCGCTATCGCGATTCGTGAAGTTGTCGAAGAAGCTTATGCAGCAGAACCACAAATGATTGCCTCCGCCGCCTGTGATATCCAGGCTGTGCGCACGCGTGACCCGGCAGTCGATAAATATTCAACTCCACTGTTATATCTGAAAGGCTTTCATGCGCTGCAATCCTACCGAATCGGCCACTGGCTATGGAAAGAGGGCCGCCGGGCATTAGCCATTTTCCTGCAAAATCAGGTTTCTGTGTCATTTCAGGTCGATATCCATCCGGCCGCTAAAATTGGCTGTGGGATCATGCTCGATCACGCCACCGGCATTGTGATCGGTGAAACGGCTATCGTAGAAAATGACGTATCGATTTTGCAGTCGGTCACGTTGGGCGGTACCGGTAAAACCAGCGGCGATCGTCATCCTAAAATTCGTGAAGGCGTGATGATTGGTGCTGGGGCAAAAATACTTGGCAATATTGAAGTTGGGTGCGGGGCGAAAATTGGTGCAGGCTCGGTCGTGTTACAGCCAGTGCCGCCTCATACTACGGCGGCAGGCGTTCCGGCGCGGATTGTTGGCAGGCCTGAAAGCGATAAGCCTGCCATCGATATGGATCAGCACTTTAACGGTGCGAACAACGGCTTTGAGTACGGCGACGGAATCTAA
- the trmL gene encoding tRNA (uridine(34)/cytosine(34)/5-carboxymethylaminomethyluridine(34)-2'-O)-methyltransferase TrmL: MLNIVLFEPEIPPNTGNIIRLCANTGFRLHIIEPTGFGWDDKRLRRAGLDYHEFAAVNRHKDYAAFVEAENPQRLFALTTKGTPAHSAVSYQDGDYLVFGPETRGLPATILDALPAEQKIRIPMMPDSRSMNLSNAVSVVVYEAWRQLGYPGAVLRS; encoded by the coding sequence ATGCTGAATATCGTGTTGTTTGAACCTGAAATCCCACCGAATACCGGGAATATCATCCGTCTATGCGCCAACACTGGCTTCCGATTACATATTATCGAACCAACGGGTTTTGGATGGGATGATAAGCGCCTGCGCCGCGCGGGGCTGGATTATCATGAGTTCGCCGCCGTTAACCGCCATAAAGACTACGCCGCTTTTGTGGAAGCAGAAAACCCGCAGCGCCTGTTCGCCCTCACCACTAAGGGAACGCCAGCCCATAGCGCCGTAAGTTATCAGGATGGGGATTATTTGGTGTTTGGCCCGGAAACACGCGGCCTGCCTGCAACTATTCTGGATGCTTTGCCTGCTGAGCAGAAAATCCGCATTCCGATGATGCCGGACAGCCGCAGTATGAATTTATCGAACGCGGTGTCGGTAGTGGTGTATGAAGCGTGGCGCCAGCTTGGATATCCCGGCGCCGTTCTGAGAAGTTAG
- the gpmM gene encoding 2,3-bisphosphoglycerate-independent phosphoglycerate mutase gives MSVTKKPMVLVILDGYGHREEQQDNAILNAKTPVMDSLWAQRPHTLINASGLEVGLPDGQMGNSEVGHVNLGAGRVVYQDLTRLDVEIKERTFFANPTLTAAVDKAVAAGKAVHIMGLASAGGVHSHEEHILAMIELAAERGAEAIYLHAFLDGRDTPPRSAKSSLEKFADKFAALGKGRVASLIGRYYAMDRDNRWDRVELAYDLLTQAKGEFQAETAVAGLEAAYARDENDEFVKPTVIRAEGEADAVMNDGDALIFMNFRADRARQITRTFVNADFDGFARKKVVNFGDFVMLTEYAADIKAACAYPPASLTNTFGEWMAKHDKTQLRISETEKYAHVTFFYNGGVEEPFAGEDRILINSPKVATYDLQPEMSSVELTEKLLAAINSGKYDTIICNYPNGDMVGHTGVYEAAVAAVEALDGCIAQVVSAVENIGGQLLITADHGNAEQMADPATGQAHTAHTSLPVPLIYVGSRGVKAVEGGKLSDIAPTMLSLMGMEIPQEMTGKPLFIVE, from the coding sequence ATGTCAGTTACTAAAAAACCTATGGTTCTGGTGATTCTGGATGGCTATGGCCACCGCGAAGAGCAGCAGGATAACGCTATCCTGAATGCTAAAACCCCGGTTATGGATAGCCTGTGGGCGCAGCGTCCGCACACTTTAATCAACGCATCCGGCCTGGAAGTCGGTCTGCCAGATGGCCAAATGGGTAACTCCGAAGTAGGTCACGTAAACCTCGGCGCTGGCCGTGTTGTTTATCAGGATCTGACTCGTCTGGACGTTGAAATTAAAGAACGTACTTTCTTCGCTAACCCAACGTTGACTGCTGCGGTAGATAAAGCGGTTGCTGCGGGCAAAGCCGTGCACATCATGGGTCTGGCATCAGCCGGTGGCGTTCACAGCCATGAAGAACACATTCTGGCGATGATAGAACTGGCAGCAGAACGTGGCGCAGAAGCCATCTACCTGCATGCATTCCTGGATGGCCGTGATACTCCACCACGCAGCGCAAAATCCTCTCTGGAAAAATTTGCCGACAAATTTGCCGCACTGGGCAAAGGCCGTGTGGCTTCCCTGATTGGCCGTTACTACGCTATGGACCGCGACAACCGTTGGGATCGCGTAGAACTGGCTTACGACCTGCTGACTCAAGCTAAAGGCGAGTTCCAGGCTGAAACTGCCGTTGCGGGTCTGGAAGCAGCCTATGCTCGCGATGAAAACGATGAATTCGTTAAACCAACGGTTATTCGCGCTGAAGGCGAAGCAGATGCGGTCATGAACGACGGCGATGCGCTTATCTTCATGAACTTCCGTGCTGACCGTGCGCGTCAAATTACCCGTACTTTTGTTAACGCCGACTTCGACGGTTTTGCGCGTAAGAAAGTGGTTAACTTCGGCGATTTCGTGATGCTGACTGAATACGCAGCAGACATCAAAGCCGCATGCGCATATCCACCAGCATCGCTGACCAACACCTTCGGTGAGTGGATGGCGAAGCACGATAAAACTCAGTTACGCATCTCCGAAACTGAAAAATATGCGCACGTAACCTTCTTCTACAACGGCGGTGTTGAAGAGCCATTTGCTGGTGAAGACCGCATTCTGATTAACTCTCCGAAAGTGGCCACTTACGATCTGCAGCCAGAAATGAGTTCTGTAGAACTGACCGAAAAACTGCTTGCAGCCATCAACAGCGGCAAATATGACACCATCATTTGTAACTATCCAAACGGTGACATGGTTGGGCATACCGGTGTTTACGAAGCGGCTGTCGCTGCGGTTGAAGCACTGGACGGCTGCATCGCTCAGGTTGTTTCTGCGGTTGAAAATATTGGCGGGCAACTGCTTATCACCGCTGACCACGGCAACGCAGAACAAATGGCCGATCCGGCAACTGGCCAGGCGCACACCGCGCACACCAGCCTGCCTGTTCCACTGATTTATGTGGGCTCCCGTGGCGTGAAAGCGGTAGAAGGCGGCAAGCTTTCTGATATCGCGCCGACCATGTTGAGCCTGATGGGGATGGAAATCCCGCAAGAGATGACTGGCAAGCCGCTGTTCATCGTGGAATAA
- a CDS encoding divergent polysaccharide deacetylase family protein: protein MLQFRRVFFSVISTLMLITPVYAGKLAIVIDDFGYRPSQENQVIALPSNISVAVLPNAPHAREMATKAHNAGHEVLIHLPMAPLSKQPLEKDTLRPEMSSGEIERIIRDAVNKVPYAVGLNNHMGSAMTSSLFGMQKVMQSLGQYNLYFLDSMTIGNSQSMRAAAGTNVKVIKRKVFLDDTQNEADIRFQFNRAVELARRNGSAIAIGHPHPTTVRVLQQMVYNLPSDITLVRPSSLLNEPQVDTSRPNNTRPVVPGKPVEQPRNPFKGVSLCKPKQPLQPVYATAFFTVLSESISQSQLLQYMQHQWQGWKNTAAPQS, encoded by the coding sequence TTGCTTCAATTCCGTCGTGTGTTTTTCTCCGTTATCAGCACACTCATGCTGATAACGCCTGTTTACGCTGGAAAACTGGCGATTGTCATAGATGACTTCGGTTATCGCCCCTCCCAGGAAAATCAGGTAATCGCCCTGCCTTCTAATATTTCTGTAGCGGTTCTACCTAACGCACCCCATGCGCGTGAAATGGCAACCAAAGCACACAATGCCGGGCATGAAGTGCTTATCCACTTGCCGATGGCTCCGCTGAGCAAACAACCGCTGGAAAAAGACACGCTGCGTCCGGAAATGAGCAGCGGCGAAATAGAACGCATTATTCGCGATGCGGTAAACAAGGTTCCTTATGCGGTTGGGCTGAATAACCACATGGGTAGCGCGATGACATCCAGCCTGTTTGGCATGCAAAAAGTTATGCAGTCGCTTGGGCAATATAATCTCTATTTTCTTGATAGTATGACCATCGGGAACAGTCAGTCGATGCGTGCGGCTGCCGGAACCAACGTCAAAGTGATCAAACGTAAAGTGTTCCTCGACGATACGCAAAACGAAGCCGATATCCGTTTCCAGTTTAATCGTGCCGTTGAGTTGGCACGCCGAAATGGTTCAGCTATTGCCATCGGTCATCCGCATCCAACCACTGTGCGCGTGCTGCAACAAATGGTGTACAACTTGCCTTCGGATATTACTCTGGTGCGCCCAAGCAGTTTGCTTAATGAGCCACAAGTCGATACCTCAAGGCCAAATAACACACGTCCAGTGGTGCCGGGAAAGCCGGTTGAACAACCGCGTAATCCATTTAAGGGCGTGAGCCTGTGCAAACCTAAGCAGCCATTGCAACCGGTCTACGCAACAGCGTTCTTTACCGTGTTGAGTGAAAGCATCAGCCAAAGCCAACTATTGCAATATATGCAGCATCAATGGCAGGGCTGGAAAAATACCGCCGCACCTCAGTCCTGA
- the secB gene encoding protein-export chaperone SecB: MSEQNNTEMAFQIQRVYTKDISFEAPNAPHVFQKDWQPEVKLDLDTASSQLADDVYEVVLRVTVTATLGEDTAFLCEVQQAGIFSIGGIEGPQMAHCLGAYCPNILFPYAREAITSLVSRGTFPQLNLAPVNFDALFMSYLQQQNGEGAENHQDA; encoded by the coding sequence ATGTCAGAACAAAACAACACAGAAATGGCTTTCCAGATTCAGCGTGTCTACACCAAGGACATCTCTTTCGAAGCGCCAAACGCACCGCACGTATTCCAGAAAGACTGGCAGCCAGAAGTTAAACTGGATCTTGATACGGCTTCCAGCCAACTGGCTGATGACGTTTATGAAGTTGTGTTGCGCGTAACGGTAACCGCAACACTGGGCGAAGACACTGCATTCCTGTGTGAAGTTCAGCAGGCGGGTATCTTCTCCATCGGTGGGATCGAAGGTCCGCAGATGGCACATTGCCTGGGTGCGTACTGCCCGAACATTCTGTTCCCTTATGCACGTGAAGCAATCACTAGCCTGGTTTCTCGTGGTACCTTCCCGCAGCTGAACCTTGCACCGGTTAACTTCGATGCGCTGTTCATGAGCTATCTGCAACAGCAAAATGGCGAAGGTGCTGAAAACCATCAGGATGCCTGA
- the gpsA gene encoding NAD(P)H-dependent glycerol-3-phosphate dehydrogenase, which translates to MNSFNASMTVIGAGSYGTALAITLARNGHHVVLWGHDPKHLAVLQADRCNTAFLPDVPFPDTLHLESDLAKALAASRNILVVVPSHVFGEVLRQIKPLMRKDARIVWATKGLEAETGRLLQDVAREALGDEIPLAVISGPTFAKELAAGLPTAIALAATDETFAQDLQQLLHCGKSFRVYSNPDFIGVQLGGAVKNVIAIGAGMSDGIGFGANARTALITRGLAEMTRLGTALGADPETFMGMAGLGDLVLTCTDNQSRNRRFGMALGQGADVDSAQQKIGQVVEGYRNTKEVRELAARFGVEMPITEEIYQVLYCGKNAREAALTLLGRTRKDERSGS; encoded by the coding sequence ATGAACAGCTTTAATGCTTCAATGACTGTGATCGGTGCCGGCTCGTACGGCACCGCTCTTGCCATCACCCTGGCGCGTAATGGCCACCACGTTGTACTGTGGGGCCATGACCCTAAACACCTTGCTGTATTGCAAGCCGATCGCTGTAATACCGCATTTCTTCCTGACGTTCCTTTTCCTGACACTCTTCACCTCGAAAGCGATTTAGCGAAAGCGTTGGCTGCCAGCCGCAATATTCTGGTCGTGGTGCCTAGCCACGTCTTCGGTGAAGTGCTGCGCCAAATCAAACCGTTAATGCGCAAAGACGCTCGTATCGTCTGGGCGACAAAAGGTTTAGAGGCTGAAACCGGACGTTTGCTGCAAGACGTTGCTCGAGAAGCGTTAGGTGATGAAATTCCCCTGGCGGTAATTTCCGGTCCAACGTTTGCCAAAGAGTTGGCTGCGGGTTTGCCTACGGCAATCGCACTGGCGGCTACCGATGAAACCTTCGCGCAGGATCTCCAGCAATTGCTGCACTGCGGCAAAAGTTTCCGTGTTTATAGCAATCCAGATTTTATCGGCGTGCAATTAGGTGGTGCGGTGAAAAACGTGATTGCGATTGGTGCGGGGATGTCTGACGGCATTGGCTTTGGCGCAAATGCGCGTACGGCGTTGATCACCCGTGGCCTCGCGGAAATGACCCGCCTTGGCACCGCTTTGGGTGCCGATCCTGAAACCTTTATGGGAATGGCAGGCTTAGGCGATCTGGTGCTGACGTGTACTGATAACCAGTCACGCAACCGCCGTTTCGGTATGGCGCTGGGGCAGGGTGCAGACGTTGATTCAGCCCAGCAGAAAATCGGTCAGGTGGTTGAAGGCTACCGCAATACGAAAGAAGTGCGGGAGCTGGCAGCGCGTTTTGGCGTTGAAATGCCAATAACCGAGGAAATTTATCAAGTATTATATTGTGGAAAAAACGCTCGAGAGGCAGCATTAACGTTGCTTGGTCGAACACGCAAGGATGAACGGAGCGGCAGCTAA